Proteins encoded by one window of Halobacteriovorax sp. GB3:
- a CDS encoding DUF2797 domain-containing protein, whose protein sequence is MEGNILKMKSSLEEVVQYSLPLGDELLEMNPLIGKKVKITFEGRINDIYNGELIKKSYGQGFSYKSFITLARCDSCIVKPELCHYEEGTCREPKWGEENCLIPHYIYLSVTDQMKVGITRHTQLPTRWIDQGASYALPIAEVSTRKISGLIETEIKSIMSDKTNWRKMLKNEVPEIDLYEERERVFEQFGDLFDEFDALDLDDDLTEIKYPVLEYPEKVTSMSLDKKPIVEGTLMGIKGQYLIFDNGVINMRKHQGYYIKIEAN, encoded by the coding sequence ATGGAAGGTAATATTTTAAAGATGAAGAGCTCTCTTGAAGAGGTCGTTCAATACTCTCTACCACTTGGAGATGAGCTATTGGAGATGAACCCTTTAATAGGTAAAAAAGTGAAGATTACTTTCGAGGGGCGTATTAATGATATCTATAATGGTGAGTTAATTAAAAAGTCCTATGGCCAAGGGTTTTCATATAAATCGTTTATTACTCTTGCACGTTGTGATTCCTGTATTGTAAAGCCCGAGCTTTGTCATTACGAGGAGGGGACTTGTCGTGAGCCAAAGTGGGGAGAAGAGAATTGTCTTATTCCGCACTATATTTATCTCTCTGTAACTGATCAAATGAAAGTGGGGATCACTCGTCACACTCAATTGCCTACAAGATGGATCGATCAAGGGGCGAGTTATGCCCTTCCTATAGCTGAAGTTTCTACGAGAAAGATTTCAGGTCTGATTGAAACGGAAATTAAGTCGATCATGAGTGATAAAACAAATTGGCGAAAGATGCTAAAAAACGAAGTGCCAGAGATTGATCTCTATGAAGAAAGAGAGAGAGTCTTTGAGCAATTTGGCGACCTCTTTGATGAGTTTGATGCTCTCGATTTGGATGATGACCTAACTGAAATTAAGTACCCTGTTTTAGAATATCCAGAAAAAGTAACTTCGATGTCACTTGATAAAAAGCCTATTGTTGAAGGGACTCTTATGGGGATCAAAGGGCAGTACCTGATTTTTGATAACGGTGTTATCAATATGAGAAAACATCAAGGTTATTATATTAAGATAGAGGCAAATT
- a CDS encoding alpha/beta hydrolase, which yields MKRIADIDCLVEKGSSKKAIVVLHGYGASCQDLAPIGNYIDPDQEYHWYFLDAPLSVDLGYGMQGRAWFPIDMIGLQQAIMSGHFASFFKELPEGFDLSTHKVKNFLQTIEDEFDEILLGGFSQGSMISSNVAFSNEGLVSKLFLLSSTFVNETHWRDLLSKGIKLPIFQSHGTADPVLPVSEAQRLRDFLKENDQFHEYYEFQGGHEIPMPILNKLQSFLKG from the coding sequence ATGAAAAGAATAGCAGATATTGATTGTTTAGTAGAAAAAGGTTCGTCAAAAAAGGCTATCGTTGTTCTTCATGGCTATGGAGCAAGTTGCCAGGATTTAGCGCCTATTGGCAATTATATTGATCCAGATCAAGAGTATCATTGGTACTTTTTAGATGCTCCTTTATCGGTGGATTTGGGATATGGAATGCAGGGCAGAGCATGGTTTCCTATTGATATGATTGGCTTGCAACAGGCGATTATGAGTGGGCACTTTGCTAGTTTTTTTAAAGAGCTCCCTGAGGGATTTGATCTTTCAACTCATAAAGTAAAGAACTTTTTACAAACAATTGAGGACGAGTTTGATGAAATCTTACTTGGAGGTTTTTCACAAGGCTCGATGATAAGTTCTAATGTTGCCTTTTCAAATGAAGGTCTTGTTTCTAAATTGTTTTTACTTTCAAGTACTTTTGTTAATGAGACTCATTGGAGAGATCTACTTTCAAAGGGAATTAAATTACCAATCTTTCAAAGTCATGGAACAGCTGATCCGGTACTTCCTGTCAGTGAAGCGCAAAGGCTTCGAGATTTTCTAAAAGAAAATGATCAATTTCATGAGTACTATGAGTTTCAAGGCGGGCATGAGATCCCAATGCCAATTTTAAATAAACTTCAGAGCTTTTTAAAAGGGTAA
- the nth gene encoding endonuclease III translates to MKKLERVAYIHERLDDLFPETPVPLDHTNAFTLLIAVLLSAQCTDERVNKVTPNLFKHADNPFDMVKLSIEEIEAIVKPCGLAPRKAKAIWNLSQILIDKHNGEVPASFEHLEELPGVGHKTAGVVMAQAFDVPAFPVDTHIHRLAQQWQLTSGKNVEQTEKDLKRLFPKEAWNRLHLQIIFFGRKFCSARQCDGLQCELCQTCFPDRKRPRKYKKA, encoded by the coding sequence ATGAAAAAACTAGAGAGAGTTGCTTATATTCACGAGCGTCTGGATGACTTATTTCCTGAGACTCCAGTTCCGCTAGACCACACAAATGCTTTCACTTTACTCATTGCTGTTTTGCTTTCAGCTCAATGTACAGATGAGAGAGTGAATAAAGTGACGCCAAATCTCTTTAAACACGCTGACAATCCTTTTGATATGGTTAAGCTATCAATTGAAGAAATTGAGGCGATTGTAAAGCCATGTGGGCTTGCTCCTAGGAAGGCAAAAGCGATTTGGAATCTTTCTCAAATTCTTATTGATAAGCACAACGGTGAAGTCCCTGCAAGCTTTGAGCATTTAGAGGAGCTTCCTGGGGTTGGTCATAAAACAGCTGGTGTTGTTATGGCCCAGGCCTTCGATGTTCCGGCCTTTCCTGTTGATACACATATTCACCGTCTGGCACAGCAGTGGCAATTAACAAGTGGAAAAAATGTAGAGCAGACCGAGAAAGATCTTAAAAGACTTTTTCCAAAGGAAGCGTGGAATCGACTTCACTTACAAATTATTTTCTTTGGAAGAAAATTCTGTAGTGCTCGTCAGTGTGATGGCCTTCAGTGTGAACTTTGCCAAACTTGTTTTCCCGATAGAAAGCGACCAAGAAAGTATAAAAAGGCTTAA
- the yidD gene encoding membrane protein insertion efficiency factor YidD: MKSLALLLIKFYQYFISPLLGPRCRFHPTCSNYAKQCFTTLPWYWALYYSLTRILKCHPFHEGGYDPIPKKHNKDCSCTHSSNSKQ; this comes from the coding sequence ATGAAAAGCTTGGCCCTGCTCCTCATTAAATTTTATCAATACTTTATCTCTCCTCTTCTTGGACCGAGGTGCCGCTTCCATCCAACTTGCTCTAATTATGCCAAACAATGTTTCACTACCCTTCCTTGGTATTGGGCCTTATACTATTCGTTAACTCGAATACTTAAGTGTCATCCATTTCACGAGGGCGGATATGATCCTATTCCAAAAAAACACAATAAAGATTGCTCTTGCACTCATTCCTCTAATTCTAAACAGTAA
- the dacB gene encoding D-alanyl-D-alanine carboxypeptidase/D-alanyl-D-alanine endopeptidase translates to MILFQKNTIKIALALIPLILNSNSLAQELEARGGTLLQKVIKEKGLQKNQLGYALYDIKNKKFLDTAHSKTEFTPASLNKILSIYFALRVLGPNSRYQTSLSYDGQIQKGVLKGNLYLEGSGDPMLISGDLINFMYALRDKGITKVDGNFYFVSNSFPEIQRLSDFGLDDQTYNPGLGSLNIDFNRFQIRRVNSKYTAKADFEIIPPVDSLQIVKDYKTFTPGRTFRYEGLKEGKETWSVTTLKNYSYLEEIPIRHPSLFSANVFKTVAKFHGLDLKAPLITNKSGLKSIYTHKSQTHLELSKLAMEYSNNLITESLLIKAAQSLNKKVNSIEQAAIEMKSWYEKNLKELDWKQVRLANGSGLSVTNQLTPEFLSKFIAHTAKTKFSDSYFHSLLSLSGHNGWIRKRFNSKDTSYRVWAKTGSLDYVNNIAGVLTTNTGKNLSYTIFINDFKKRKILESENNDYVNSIRLDSKKWNHQTDEVIDALIEQWSHY, encoded by the coding sequence ATGATCCTATTCCAAAAAAACACAATAAAGATTGCTCTTGCACTCATTCCTCTAATTCTAAACAGTAATTCACTTGCTCAGGAACTAGAGGCCAGAGGCGGGACTCTTCTTCAAAAAGTTATTAAGGAAAAAGGACTTCAAAAGAATCAACTCGGCTACGCTCTTTACGATATTAAAAATAAAAAATTCCTAGATACAGCACACTCTAAAACAGAATTTACACCCGCATCTCTTAATAAGATCCTCTCCATTTATTTTGCACTAAGGGTTTTAGGACCGAATAGTCGCTACCAAACAAGTCTTTCTTATGATGGTCAAATTCAAAAGGGCGTTTTAAAAGGCAACCTCTATCTAGAAGGTAGTGGCGATCCGATGCTCATTAGTGGAGATCTCATCAATTTTATGTATGCTTTAAGAGACAAGGGAATTACAAAAGTCGATGGTAACTTCTATTTCGTCTCCAATAGCTTCCCAGAAATACAGCGTCTCTCCGACTTTGGACTCGATGATCAAACTTACAACCCAGGGCTAGGAAGCTTGAATATTGACTTTAATCGCTTTCAAATCAGAAGGGTCAATTCAAAATATACAGCAAAAGCTGATTTTGAAATCATTCCGCCTGTCGACTCTCTACAAATAGTAAAAGACTACAAGACCTTTACACCAGGAAGAACATTTCGTTATGAAGGACTAAAAGAAGGCAAAGAGACCTGGTCAGTCACAACATTAAAAAACTATTCCTATCTTGAAGAAATCCCTATTCGTCACCCTAGTCTTTTTAGTGCCAATGTCTTTAAAACTGTTGCAAAATTTCACGGACTTGATTTGAAGGCCCCTCTCATAACAAATAAAAGTGGCCTAAAATCAATCTATACGCACAAAAGCCAAACACATCTGGAGCTTTCTAAATTAGCGATGGAATATTCTAATAATCTCATTACAGAGTCCTTGTTGATTAAAGCGGCTCAATCTCTTAACAAGAAAGTCAATTCGATTGAGCAAGCTGCGATTGAGATGAAAAGCTGGTATGAGAAAAACTTGAAAGAACTCGACTGGAAACAAGTTCGCCTGGCCAATGGTTCTGGGCTTAGTGTTACGAATCAACTGACGCCAGAGTTTCTCTCGAAATTTATCGCCCATACAGCGAAGACAAAATTCTCTGATTCTTACTTTCACTCCCTTCTCTCTCTATCTGGCCACAATGGATGGATTCGAAAGAGATTTAACAGCAAAGATACATCTTATCGCGTTTGGGCAAAAACAGGTTCTCTTGATTATGTTAATAATATTGCTGGTGTACTTACAACTAACACAGGTAAAAATCTAAGTTATACAATTTTCATCAATGATTTTAAAAAGAGAAAAATTCTTGAAAGTGAAAATAATGACTACGTTAATTCAATTCGCCTAGATTCAAAAAAATGGAACCACCAAACTGATGAAGTAATAGACGCCCTTATCGAGCAGTGGAGTCATTATTAA
- the priA gene encoding replication restart helicase PriA, with product MLYARVAVKYPGKEGILTYSQGEFELQTGDLVSVPLGRRETQGCVLEANLAHEQVQKEIEGFKIKDVVELFDRDLSLSVSEISLYRWMAKYYHYNLGMIIFESLPKILKRPRKIELQRGEGRALEHQMSSLQQAAYDSISKRGDHFDRYYIHGVTGSGKTLIYLNLIRDTLSKGKSVLFLLPEINLTPQFTETFLNFVDCPVLAYHSGVSNSEKFTIWKKLKEADGPVIVMGVRSSVFLPMKDLGLVVVDEEHDNSFKQSDRCPYNGRDVAIKKAQIANCPVILGSATPSVENYHAFKQTDRYFTLKERVAGSFPEIELLDARRGGRKITEGELDIWPFEQKSIDLIQGALDSGEQVLVFVNRLGFANYVQCRSCGHKFEDPNTGVALRYFKNRNVLSSAHSEYEIPMPEMCPDCGNMSLLQKGYGTERLQEVLEARFSDRRIDRFDRDEIKNLDQLKDKLDRFHSGDIDILVGTQMLSKGHNFSKVNLVLILGVDSMMNFPDFRAIEKTYQTITQILGRAGRYSKKAKVAIQTLVPENGIFHTIKEHSFDGFYEDEMQIREFAEFPPYSKLAVIHFSSRFREKVVQNSMAVARALEDFISKNSLDVQVLGPAPASIEKRANQYTWTILLKGKNVNHLHGLLNFFESQYIRVSGISYKIDVDPYHTL from the coding sequence ATGTTATACGCTCGTGTCGCAGTAAAGTACCCTGGTAAAGAAGGGATTCTCACATATTCACAAGGAGAGTTTGAACTCCAAACTGGAGATCTCGTCTCAGTACCTCTTGGAAGAAGAGAAACTCAAGGCTGTGTTCTCGAAGCAAACCTAGCACATGAGCAAGTTCAAAAAGAAATTGAAGGCTTTAAAATAAAAGATGTGGTTGAGCTCTTTGATCGAGACCTCTCTCTTAGTGTGTCTGAAATTTCCCTCTATCGATGGATGGCCAAGTACTATCATTACAATCTGGGAATGATCATTTTTGAATCCCTTCCAAAGATCTTAAAGAGACCAAGGAAAATTGAACTTCAAAGGGGAGAGGGAAGGGCCTTAGAACATCAGATGAGCTCTCTCCAACAAGCGGCCTATGATTCCATATCTAAACGTGGAGATCATTTTGATCGCTATTATATTCATGGAGTAACAGGAAGTGGTAAAACGCTTATATACCTGAATCTCATTCGTGATACGCTCTCTAAGGGAAAATCTGTCCTCTTTCTCTTACCTGAAATTAACCTGACTCCTCAGTTTACGGAAACTTTTCTAAACTTCGTAGATTGCCCAGTACTTGCCTATCATAGCGGTGTTTCAAACTCTGAAAAATTCACGATTTGGAAAAAACTCAAAGAGGCCGATGGTCCCGTGATTGTTATGGGTGTACGTAGTTCTGTGTTTTTACCGATGAAAGATTTAGGTCTTGTCGTTGTAGATGAAGAGCATGATAACTCCTTTAAACAAAGTGATCGTTGTCCTTATAATGGGCGTGATGTGGCCATAAAGAAAGCTCAAATAGCCAATTGTCCCGTCATATTAGGATCGGCGACACCATCAGTTGAAAATTATCATGCTTTCAAACAAACTGATCGCTACTTTACATTAAAAGAAAGAGTCGCCGGTAGCTTTCCTGAAATCGAACTTCTCGATGCGAGAAGGGGAGGAAGAAAGATTACTGAAGGAGAACTTGATATATGGCCTTTTGAGCAAAAATCAATTGATCTCATTCAGGGAGCACTCGATAGTGGTGAGCAAGTTCTCGTTTTCGTCAATAGACTTGGATTTGCAAATTATGTTCAGTGTCGCTCGTGCGGCCATAAGTTTGAAGACCCTAATACAGGTGTGGCCCTCAGATATTTTAAAAATAGAAACGTTCTTTCTTCGGCCCATAGTGAATATGAAATTCCTATGCCTGAGATGTGTCCTGATTGTGGAAATATGAGCTTACTTCAAAAGGGATATGGAACTGAGAGGTTACAAGAAGTTCTCGAAGCGCGATTTTCTGATCGTCGCATCGATCGATTTGATCGAGATGAAATTAAAAATCTCGATCAATTAAAAGATAAGTTAGACCGCTTTCACTCTGGAGATATCGATATTCTCGTAGGAACGCAAATGCTATCAAAAGGCCATAACTTTTCAAAAGTTAACCTCGTTCTTATTTTAGGTGTTGATAGCATGATGAACTTCCCTGACTTTAGGGCCATTGAAAAGACTTACCAAACGATTACACAAATTCTTGGACGTGCCGGACGCTATTCGAAAAAAGCTAAGGTGGCCATTCAAACACTTGTTCCTGAAAATGGAATCTTTCATACAATTAAGGAACATTCTTTTGATGGCTTTTATGAGGATGAAATGCAAATTAGAGAATTTGCCGAATTTCCTCCTTATTCAAAACTCGCTGTCATTCACTTCTCTTCTAGATTTAGAGAAAAAGTTGTCCAAAACTCAATGGCCGTTGCACGAGCACTCGAAGATTTTATTTCAAAAAATTCACTAGACGTTCAAGTTTTAGGCCCTGCACCAGCAAGTATTGAAAAAAGGGCCAACCAATATACTTGGACTATTCTTTTGAAAGGGAAGAATGTTAATCATTTACACGGACTTCTCAATTTCTTTGAGTCGCAATATATCCGTGTTTCAGGCATATCTTATAAAATAGATGTCGATCCCTACCACACTCTTTAA
- a CDS encoding DUF6901 family protein — protein sequence MTDPIINYDYFLKFKNGETFEKKVSLNKHSGELISKTSAPIEHEEIAKLENHQCENCPYSSEDFKNCPVFENILPVLTLFKSHESTEEVEAMVRDRNRTYHKRTPLSVALASLVGLIMATSECEHFDFLKPMAKTHLPFSDAEETLIRSVGFYLMDRYLCGSSEVASLKDLKKSYDQLSVVNQGILERIKDLKGEMKPDSSESLHILESFIQMFEVEYEINLEDLKTYFHKSDNFFDFEIDD from the coding sequence ATGACAGATCCTATTATTAATTACGACTATTTTCTGAAATTCAAAAACGGTGAGACCTTTGAAAAAAAAGTCTCACTCAATAAACACTCAGGTGAGTTGATCTCTAAAACCTCGGCACCCATTGAACATGAGGAAATAGCAAAATTAGAAAATCACCAATGTGAAAATTGCCCTTACTCAAGTGAGGATTTTAAGAATTGTCCTGTCTTCGAAAATATTCTTCCCGTTCTCACTCTGTTTAAAAGCCACGAGTCAACTGAGGAAGTTGAGGCCATGGTGCGAGATCGTAATCGTACGTATCACAAGAGGACTCCACTTAGTGTTGCCTTGGCATCCCTTGTCGGTCTTATTATGGCCACAAGTGAATGTGAGCATTTTGACTTTTTAAAACCGATGGCCAAAACTCATCTGCCTTTCTCTGATGCTGAGGAGACCTTGATTCGCTCTGTTGGCTTCTATCTTATGGATCGCTATTTATGTGGCTCTTCAGAAGTGGCGAGCCTTAAAGATTTAAAAAAATCGTATGATCAATTGAGTGTCGTCAATCAAGGAATACTAGAGCGTATTAAAGATTTAAAGGGAGAAATGAAGCCTGATTCATCGGAGTCACTTCATATTCTTGAGAGCTTCATCCAGATGTTTGAAGTTGAATATGAAATTAATTTAGAAGACTTGAAAACATACTTCCACAAGAGTGATAATTTCTTTGATTTTGAAATTGATGATTAA
- the cysS gene encoding cysteine--tRNA ligase: MSLVIYNTMTKEKAPFKPIEENKVKMYVCGPTVYDYLHIGNFRGPIFFNAARNWLKHLGYDVTYVYNYTDVDDKIIDRAKESGTSASEVSEKFIKIFEEDYNRLGLDKHDHNPKVTEYMPQIIDYVQSLVDQEKAYVIDGEVFYAIDKFDNYGALSGKKLEDLNAGQRVDVDQRKKNPFDFVLWKPAKEGEPSWQSPWGEGRPGWHIECSAMIKSILGDSIDIHGGGIDLIFPHHENEIAQGEGCTGCKYVNYWMHNEFINIKGEKMSKSLGNFITARAFMDEYHPEVLKFLMLSAHYRSFLNISDEKIDQAFSGLARVYHSLKAANTIVATFEEKEGATVLKSFSQTLAQLDKKIEKAMNDDFSTNEVIASIYEAVRAFNSLNLMKKKKDPSTVPTAKVFKEWLHKYGQMMSLFDLEAESFLVEMDDILLKKKDIKREEVDALVQERSKARDDKDFAKSDEIRDKLIEMGIDFQDTPEGPVWNVKI; the protein is encoded by the coding sequence ATGAGCCTCGTAATTTATAACACTATGACCAAAGAAAAAGCCCCATTTAAGCCTATCGAAGAAAATAAGGTGAAAATGTATGTGTGTGGACCAACTGTTTATGACTATCTCCACATTGGAAACTTTCGTGGTCCTATCTTTTTTAATGCTGCTAGAAATTGGCTCAAGCACTTAGGTTATGATGTGACTTACGTTTATAACTACACAGATGTTGATGATAAGATTATTGATCGCGCTAAAGAAAGTGGAACGAGCGCAAGTGAAGTGAGCGAGAAGTTTATTAAGATCTTCGAAGAGGATTATAATCGTCTCGGTCTTGATAAGCATGATCACAATCCAAAAGTAACTGAGTATATGCCTCAAATTATCGATTACGTTCAATCACTTGTTGATCAAGAGAAGGCCTATGTTATTGATGGTGAAGTTTTCTACGCCATAGATAAATTTGATAACTATGGAGCACTCTCTGGAAAGAAATTGGAAGACCTGAATGCCGGACAACGTGTCGATGTTGATCAGCGAAAGAAGAATCCTTTTGACTTTGTTCTTTGGAAACCAGCTAAAGAAGGTGAGCCTTCTTGGCAATCTCCATGGGGAGAAGGTCGTCCAGGATGGCATATTGAATGTTCTGCCATGATTAAATCAATCTTAGGTGACTCTATTGATATTCACGGTGGAGGAATTGATCTTATTTTTCCTCACCATGAAAATGAAATCGCTCAAGGTGAGGGATGCACTGGTTGCAAGTACGTAAACTACTGGATGCATAATGAATTCATCAATATTAAAGGTGAGAAGATGAGTAAATCACTTGGAAACTTCATCACTGCTCGCGCTTTTATGGATGAATATCACCCAGAAGTTTTAAAATTTCTTATGCTCTCTGCGCACTATAGAAGTTTTCTCAATATTAGTGATGAGAAAATTGATCAGGCCTTCAGTGGACTGGCGCGCGTTTATCATTCATTAAAAGCAGCAAATACGATTGTAGCGACTTTTGAAGAAAAAGAAGGCGCAACTGTACTAAAGAGTTTCTCTCAAACTCTTGCGCAGCTTGATAAGAAAATTGAAAAGGCGATGAACGATGACTTCTCTACAAATGAAGTGATTGCTTCAATCTATGAAGCTGTTCGTGCCTTCAATTCATTAAATCTTATGAAAAAGAAGAAAGACCCTTCAACTGTACCTACTGCAAAGGTCTTTAAAGAGTGGCTTCACAAGTATGGACAGATGATGTCTCTTTTTGACTTAGAAGCGGAGAGCTTTTTAGTTGAAATGGATGATATCCTTCTTAAGAAGAAAGACATCAAGAGAGAAGAAGTCGATGCACTTGTTCAAGAGCGCTCAAAAGCAAGAGACGATAAGGATTTTGCTAAGTCCGATGAAATTCGCGACAAGCTCATTGAGATGGGGATCGACTTTCAAGACACACCTGAAGGACCTGTTTGGAATGTTAAAATTTAA
- a CDS encoding dihydroorotase, which yields MDFEFDLVIKNGTLILKDGETIADIGVSGKKIKSISKNLQGHAKEVFDATGMHIFPGIIDTQVHFREPGLVHKEDLESGSRAAALGGVCTFLEMPNTKPPTTTIESIKEKVNLAKEKSHVNFGFFIGATGENLDELKKAHDLEGCCGVKIFLGSSTGSLLLYDEEKLLEIFKSLQGMIAVHSESEVMLNERLPIRDNAKDVHAHYEWRNAETALSSTKMIVDIAKKAKRKVHVLHITTKEEMQFLKENKEHVTVEVTPQHLTLNAPDIYDRIGTLAQMNPPIRTQDHQDGLWKGLLDGTVDVIGSDHAPHTLEEKSNPYPASPSGMPGVQTIFPLMLHHHLNGKLDRRRLVDLLCERPAELYQLNKGRIEIGRDADFTIVDLSKTTEIKNTEQASKCGWTPFDGMELKGKVEATIVMGSPVMINGKILPSKSSTPIKKEGSC from the coding sequence ATGGATTTTGAATTTGATCTCGTCATAAAAAACGGAACCCTCATCTTAAAAGATGGTGAAACTATAGCTGATATCGGTGTATCTGGCAAAAAAATAAAATCTATTTCGAAAAATCTTCAAGGTCATGCTAAAGAGGTCTTTGATGCGACGGGCATGCATATTTTCCCAGGTATTATCGACACTCAGGTTCATTTTAGAGAGCCAGGGCTCGTTCATAAAGAAGACCTAGAAAGCGGCTCTCGCGCAGCAGCACTTGGAGGCGTTTGCACCTTTCTTGAAATGCCAAATACCAAGCCTCCAACAACGACTATCGAATCAATTAAAGAGAAAGTAAACCTTGCTAAAGAAAAGTCCCATGTCAATTTTGGTTTCTTTATAGGTGCAACAGGAGAAAACCTCGATGAGCTTAAAAAGGCCCACGACCTAGAGGGTTGCTGTGGTGTAAAAATCTTTCTTGGCAGCTCTACCGGATCTCTCCTTCTCTATGATGAAGAAAAGCTATTAGAGATTTTTAAATCACTTCAAGGAATGATTGCCGTTCACTCTGAATCAGAGGTCATGCTCAACGAGCGACTGCCAATTCGCGACAATGCCAAAGATGTTCATGCTCACTATGAATGGAGAAATGCTGAGACGGCCCTAAGCTCGACTAAAATGATCGTCGACATCGCAAAGAAGGCCAAGAGAAAAGTGCACGTTCTCCACATTACAACGAAAGAAGAAATGCAATTTCTAAAAGAAAATAAGGAACATGTCACTGTAGAAGTCACACCTCAACATCTCACTTTAAACGCTCCTGATATTTATGATCGCATCGGAACTCTTGCTCAAATGAATCCACCGATTCGAACGCAAGATCACCAAGATGGTCTTTGGAAAGGTCTACTCGATGGAACAGTTGATGTTATTGGCTCTGACCACGCACCTCATACTTTAGAAGAGAAATCAAATCCCTACCCTGCCTCACCGTCGGGAATGCCAGGTGTTCAGACAATCTTCCCCCTAATGCTTCACCACCATTTAAACGGTAAGCTCGATAGAAGAAGGCTTGTCGACCTTCTTTGTGAAAGACCTGCTGAGCTTTACCAACTCAATAAAGGAAGAATCGAAATCGGACGAGATGCCGATTTTACTATTGTCGATCTCTCCAAAACAACAGAGATTAAAAACACTGAGCAAGCTTCAAAATGTGGATGGACGCCCTTTGATGGTATGGAACTCAAAGGAAAAGTTGAAGCGACTATTGTCATGGGAAGTCCTGTCATGATAAATGGAAAGATACTGCCAAGTAAATCCAGTACACCTATTAAAAAGGAAGGATCATGTTAA
- the cdd gene encoding cytidine deaminase, with protein sequence MLIDAKVQEGFEIARKSRENAHAPYSNFQVGAAVKFKGIDKIYGGCNVENASYGGTVCAERTAIFSGIIENAKQEIEFVVVSVDTNPVTVPCAFCLQVMSEFASEDMPVYLGDLESIKKKVLFKELLPMPFNTLDC encoded by the coding sequence ATGTTAATTGATGCAAAAGTTCAAGAGGGTTTTGAGATTGCAAGAAAATCTCGTGAAAACGCTCATGCCCCTTACTCAAATTTTCAAGTTGGAGCAGCCGTAAAGTTTAAAGGAATCGACAAAATCTACGGTGGGTGTAACGTTGAAAATGCCAGTTACGGTGGAACAGTCTGTGCAGAGCGCACGGCTATCTTTTCAGGAATCATCGAAAATGCCAAACAAGAAATCGAATTTGTCGTTGTTAGTGTTGATACAAATCCAGTGACAGTTCCTTGTGCTTTTTGCCTACAAGTAATGAGTGAATTTGCTAGTGAAGATATGCCAGTCTATCTAGGAGATTTAGAAAGCATTAAGAAGAAAGTCCTCTTTAAAGAACTTCTTCCAATGCCATTTAATACGTTAGACTGCTAG